The following are encoded in a window of Ferribacterium limneticum genomic DNA:
- a CDS encoding transglutaminase TgpA family protein, with product MSTPAREALDRHATPWLFATALATTAPHFMHQPPWLSTVAGALLLWAVWLWWKDHRLPGRWILIPLVGAGSAGILLEFHTLFGRDAGVAMLVMFMTMKLLELKSRRDAMVVVTLGYFLLLTHYLYSQSIPTGLWLLAAMWLVTATLIRLHGGPSSTTRDTLRYSGVLCLQAIPFMLVLFLLFPRISGPLWGLPADAFTGKTGLSDSMSPGSIAQLVQNADIAFRVRFDGPLPPRQKLYWRGPVMEQFDGTTWHLYKGRQPAAQLESLSPPIGYETTLEAHNQRWLLALDAPIALPAETLLNGTMTAISQNAINERKRLRLSASLDYRFNLSEDPQVLRRNLALPASGNPQTRALAAQWRAGNAPEAVIAKALALFNAEFTYTLQPPLLGLHGIDDFLFETKRGFCEHYAAAFVTLMRAAGIPARVVGGYQGGEFNPLDQYLVVRQSDAHAWAEVWLAGKGWVRVDPTAAVSPSRIETGIADALAFGEPLPMLIQLRADWIRTLRYRWEAINNAWNQSVLGYDPQRQRELLARLGLSDTDWRSLAIALGSTCGLLVAGLMAWALYKRPERDPVVRLWHKALRQLARRKVDCPPWETPLELARRVREQDPELAEPFQRVVDAYLVARYGNTDKHLKPLRDAIAQLR from the coding sequence ATGAGCACGCCAGCCCGCGAAGCGCTCGACCGCCACGCCACGCCCTGGCTGTTCGCCACCGCGCTGGCGACGACGGCGCCGCACTTCATGCATCAGCCACCATGGCTCAGCACGGTGGCCGGCGCCCTGCTGCTGTGGGCCGTCTGGCTGTGGTGGAAAGACCATCGCCTGCCCGGCCGCTGGATATTGATACCGCTGGTCGGCGCCGGCAGCGCCGGCATCCTGCTCGAATTCCACACCCTGTTCGGGCGCGACGCCGGGGTTGCCATGCTGGTCATGTTCATGACCATGAAGCTGCTCGAACTGAAGTCGCGACGCGATGCGATGGTCGTCGTCACCCTCGGCTATTTTTTGCTGCTCACCCACTACCTGTATTCGCAAAGCATCCCGACCGGCCTCTGGCTGCTCGCCGCGATGTGGCTGGTCACGGCGACGCTGATCCGCCTGCACGGCGGCCCGTCGAGCACCACACGGGACACCCTGCGCTATTCCGGCGTGCTCTGCCTCCAAGCCATCCCTTTCATGCTCGTCCTTTTTCTGCTTTTCCCGCGCATCTCCGGGCCACTCTGGGGTTTGCCCGCGGATGCCTTTACCGGCAAGACCGGGCTATCCGACAGCATGTCGCCGGGCAGCATCGCCCAACTTGTCCAGAATGCCGACATCGCCTTTCGCGTGCGCTTCGACGGGCCGCTGCCGCCCAGGCAGAAGCTCTACTGGCGCGGCCCGGTCATGGAGCAATTCGATGGCACTACCTGGCACCTGTACAAAGGACGCCAGCCGGCTGCCCAGCTCGAAAGCCTCTCACCGCCCATCGGCTACGAAACCACGCTGGAGGCCCACAACCAGCGCTGGTTACTGGCCCTCGATGCCCCCATCGCGTTGCCTGCCGAGACGCTCCTGAACGGAACGATGACCGCCATCAGCCAGAATGCGATCAATGAGCGAAAACGCCTCCGCCTGTCCGCCAGCCTCGACTACCGCTTCAATTTGAGCGAAGACCCACAGGTGCTGCGCCGCAACCTGGCCCTGCCGGCCAGCGGCAATCCGCAGACCCGCGCCCTCGCCGCCCAATGGCGCGCCGGCAACGCACCCGAGGCCGTGATCGCCAAGGCACTCGCCCTGTTCAACGCCGAATTCACCTACACGCTGCAACCGCCGCTCCTCGGACTCCACGGCATCGATGATTTCCTTTTTGAGACCAAACGCGGTTTCTGCGAACACTACGCCGCCGCCTTCGTCACACTCATGCGCGCTGCCGGCATTCCGGCCCGCGTTGTCGGTGGCTATCAGGGCGGCGAATTCAATCCGCTCGATCAATACCTCGTTGTCCGCCAGTCCGACGCCCATGCCTGGGCCGAAGTCTGGCTGGCCGGCAAGGGCTGGGTCCGCGTCGACCCGACGGCTGCCGTGTCGCCCAGCCGAATCGAAACGGGCATCGCCGATGCACTCGCTTTCGGCGAACCGCTGCCGATGCTCATCCAGCTGCGCGCCGACTGGATCAGGACACTGCGCTACCGCTGGGAAGCAATCAATAACGCCTGGAACCAGAGCGTGCTCGGCTACGACCCGCAACGCCAGCGCGAACTGCTGGCCCGCCTCGGTTTGTCCGACACCGACTGGCGCAGCCTGGCTATCGCGCTCGGCAGCACCTGCGGCCTGCTGGTTGCCGGCCTGATGGCCTGGGCACTCTACAAACGCCCTGAGCGCGACCCGGTCGTTCGCCTGTGGCACAAGGCGCTGCGACAGCTGGCTCGAAGAAAGGTAGACTGCCCGCCTTGGGAAACGCCACTGGAACTGGCCCGACGCGTTCGGGAACAGGACCCGGAACTGGCCGAACCTTTCCAGCGCGTGGTCGACGCCTATCTTGTAGCGCGCTACGGCAACACCGACAAACACCTGAAACCCCTGCGCGACGCCATCGCGCAATTGCGATGA
- the surE gene encoding 5'/3'-nucleotidase SurE, producing MRILLSNDDGYFAPGLAALVEALRGLGEVVVVAPEQNRSGASNSLTLDRPLYLKKAASGFYFVNGTPTDCVHLAVTGMLDDLPDIIVSGINNGANMGDDTIYSGTVAAATEGYLLGIPSIAISLTNFEGNNYATAGLVARELVERYIRDPIRQPVLLNVNVPDIPYAELNGMEVTRLGRRHKAEPVVKMTSPRNETVYWIGAAGAAADAGPGTDFNAVERGVVSITPLQIDLTHAAQLPSIRQWMQ from the coding sequence ATGCGTATTCTGCTGAGTAACGACGACGGCTATTTTGCGCCGGGGCTGGCCGCCCTGGTTGAGGCGCTGCGCGGCCTGGGTGAGGTAGTCGTCGTTGCTCCCGAGCAGAATCGCAGCGGCGCCAGTAATTCGCTGACGCTGGATCGGCCTTTGTATTTGAAAAAGGCGGCCAGCGGTTTTTATTTTGTAAATGGCACGCCAACCGATTGCGTCCATTTGGCCGTCACTGGCATGCTTGACGACTTGCCGGATATTATCGTTTCGGGAATTAATAACGGCGCCAATATGGGTGACGATACGATTTATTCGGGTACCGTTGCGGCAGCTACCGAGGGTTATTTGCTCGGCATTCCATCCATCGCCATTTCCCTGACCAACTTTGAGGGAAATAATTATGCGACGGCTGGCCTTGTCGCCCGTGAATTGGTCGAGCGTTATATCCGCGACCCGATCAGGCAGCCGGTACTATTGAATGTCAATGTCCCGGATATTCCTTACGCCGAATTAAATGGCATGGAAGTTACCCGCCTTGGCCGTCGGCATAAAGCTGAACCAGTGGTGAAAATGACCTCGCCGCGCAATGAAACCGTTTATTGGATCGGCGCGGCCGGTGCGGCCGCCGATGCCGGGCCGGGTACCGATTTCAATGCAGTTGAACGCGGTGTCGTTTCGATTACGCCGTTGCAGATCGATCTGACGCACGCCGCCCAGCTACCTTCGATTCGTCAATGGATGCAGTGA
- a CDS encoding H-NS histone family protein, producing the protein MDLSTLSVAQLRDLQQQIPAEIKRREAQEKVSVLNELRAIAKTRGYAIEDLLAKEAKVKTATGNKVKVKYRHPQNVELEWTGRGRKPKWVEAWVANGGSLDNLLV; encoded by the coding sequence ATGGACCTTTCTACGCTCTCCGTCGCTCAATTGCGCGACCTGCAACAGCAGATTCCTGCAGAAATCAAACGTCGTGAAGCTCAGGAAAAGGTTAGTGTCCTGAATGAATTGCGCGCCATTGCCAAAACCCGTGGTTATGCCATTGAGGATTTGCTGGCCAAGGAAGCCAAGGTAAAGACGGCTACCGGAAATAAGGTCAAGGTTAAATACCGCCATCCGCAAAATGTCGAACTTGAATGGACCGGTCGCGGCCGCAAGCCGAAATGGGTCGAAGCCTGGGTAGCCAATGGTGGTTCGTTGGATAATTTGCTGGTCTGA
- a CDS encoding peptidoglycan DD-metalloendopeptidase family protein, giving the protein MIRIVAAIFPVLFLAGCISQQPVPAVDRSTSRAAVQPAGPGYYTVKRGDTLYRIALEHGQDHRDVANWNNIANPSSIKEGQILRVAPPGAAAEPVADGAVTKPIDVGSAVESRSLDQSAGATVAVAPQNGALKREPRVGKEPYSDEAYARLNKAGGETAKPIEAKPEVKPETAPAVATGPDDVPWMWPTSAKLSAPYSDTGNKGLDFAGRSGDPVLAAGDGKVVYAGSGLRGFGELVIVKHNATYLSAYAHNRKILVKEGQQVSRGQKIAEMGNTDADSVKLHFEIRKQGKPVDPAQYLPKR; this is encoded by the coding sequence ATGATTCGTATCGTCGCAGCAATTTTCCCAGTACTGTTCTTGGCCGGTTGTATTTCCCAGCAACCGGTACCGGCGGTCGATCGCTCGACCTCCCGGGCTGCCGTGCAGCCCGCCGGCCCGGGGTACTACACGGTCAAGCGTGGTGACACCCTGTACCGGATTGCGCTGGAGCACGGTCAGGATCATCGCGATGTCGCTAATTGGAACAACATCGCCAACCCGTCATCCATCAAGGAAGGCCAGATCCTGCGCGTTGCACCGCCGGGTGCTGCTGCCGAACCTGTCGCTGATGGCGCAGTAACCAAGCCGATTGACGTTGGCTCTGCTGTCGAGTCGCGCTCGCTAGATCAGTCGGCTGGGGCAACCGTTGCCGTTGCTCCGCAAAATGGGGCGCTGAAGCGCGAACCGCGCGTCGGCAAGGAACCGTATTCGGATGAAGCGTACGCCCGCCTGAACAAGGCCGGCGGCGAAACCGCCAAGCCTATTGAGGCCAAGCCGGAAGTGAAACCCGAGACGGCGCCGGCCGTTGCCACCGGTCCGGACGACGTGCCGTGGATGTGGCCGACATCGGCCAAGCTGTCAGCGCCATACAGCGATACCGGCAACAAGGGTCTGGATTTCGCCGGCAGGTCCGGCGATCCTGTCCTGGCGGCCGGTGACGGCAAGGTCGTTTATGCCGGCAGCGGTCTGCGCGGCTTTGGCGAACTGGTCATCGTCAAGCACAACGCCACCTACCTGTCGGCCTATGCCCACAACCGCAAGATTCTCGTCAAGGAAGGCCAGCAGGTCAGCCGCGGCCAGAAGATCGCCGAGATGGGCAACACTGATGCTGACTCGGTCAAGCTCCACTTCGAAATCCGCAAACAGGGCAAGCCGGTGGACCCGGCCCAGTATCTGCCAAAAAGATGA
- the mltB gene encoding lytic murein transglycosylase B: MMNLKLTLAPLLLAALTSLAHAGHNSKPPPPTFADDPAAIEFARDLETRHGFKADELISQFAQTRPNATVLKLIQPPASPLQRSWERYRPRFLNERRIDGGVAFWQENAGQLAKASALYGVPEEIIVAIIGVETEYGRNTGGFGVFEALSTLAFNYPRRAEFFRTELEQFLLLARENNLDPMAVKGSFAGAIGIPQFMPGSQRRYAVDFDGDQRVDLGNSVDDAIGSVARFLEQHGWQAGQPIAVPAMTAGTPEAELLQAGLRPSLKVADLADKGIRANIDPQTTAALIDLVSPGRETEYWLGFENFYVITRYNRSSFYAMSVFQLAEEIRNRMCAATTENRERYCRA; the protein is encoded by the coding sequence ATGATGAATCTGAAACTGACGCTTGCCCCGCTGCTGCTTGCTGCACTGACCTCGCTGGCCCATGCCGGCCACAATTCCAAGCCGCCCCCCCCGACTTTCGCCGACGATCCAGCCGCCATCGAGTTCGCCCGCGACCTCGAAACCCGCCATGGTTTCAAGGCCGACGAGCTGATCAGCCAGTTTGCCCAGACCCGCCCGAACGCCACCGTCCTCAAGCTCATCCAGCCCCCCGCCTCGCCGCTGCAGCGCTCGTGGGAACGCTACCGGCCGCGCTTTTTGAATGAACGGCGCATCGATGGCGGCGTCGCCTTCTGGCAGGAAAACGCCGGGCAACTGGCCAAGGCCTCGGCCCTCTACGGCGTGCCCGAGGAAATCATCGTCGCCATTATTGGCGTCGAGACGGAATACGGCCGCAACACGGGCGGCTTCGGCGTTTTTGAAGCGCTATCGACGCTGGCTTTCAACTACCCGCGACGAGCCGAGTTTTTCCGGACCGAGCTCGAGCAGTTCCTGCTGCTGGCCCGCGAGAACAATCTGGACCCGATGGCCGTCAAGGGCTCGTTTGCCGGCGCCATCGGCATCCCGCAATTCATGCCGGGCAGCCAGCGGCGCTATGCGGTCGATTTCGACGGCGACCAGCGTGTCGATCTCGGCAACAGCGTCGACGATGCCATCGGCAGTGTTGCCCGCTTTCTTGAGCAGCACGGCTGGCAAGCCGGGCAGCCCATCGCCGTACCGGCCATGACGGCAGGCACCCCCGAGGCCGAGTTGCTTCAGGCCGGGCTCCGCCCCAGTCTCAAGGTGGCTGATCTGGCCGACAAAGGGATTCGCGCCAATATCGATCCACAGACGACGGCGGCGCTGATCGACCTCGTCTCACCGGGGCGCGAGACGGAATACTGGTTGGGATTCGAGAATTTTTACGTGATCACGCGCTACAACCGATCGAGCTTCTACGCCATGTCAGTTTTCCAGCTGGCGGAAGAAATCCGCAACCGGATGTGCGCCGCTACAACAGAGAATCGCGAGAGATATTGCCGCGCTTGA
- the pheT gene encoding phenylalanine--tRNA ligase subunit beta → MKFSESWLRSLVDTKLSSEELSHLLTMAGLEVEGLESVAPQFNDVVVAQVLEVVKHPDADRLNVCKVDTGRGEPTTIVCGAANVAVGLRVPCALPGANLPGDFVIKIAKVRGIESSGMLCSAKELGIAEEASGLLVLPADAPVGQSIREYLDLDDNQFELKLTPNRADCLSLTGVAREVAAIAGAQAKLIEVPEVAASIADQRAVVLDAPAACPLYFGRVLKGVNAKASTPEWMKRRLERSAIRSISALVDVTNYVMLELGQPLHAFDNTKLEGAVHARMAKPEEKLLLLNEQTIAIDADILVIADDAKPLAMAGIMGGEESGITLETSELFLESAFFAPKAIAGRARRYGFGSDASHRFERGVDFGGARRAIERATQLIIDICGGAAGPVIEARAEMPARKPVRLRTARACAVIGMTFSPEQIAGLFNGLGLPFVREADDFLVTPPTWRFDIEIEEDLIEEIARLHGYDNIPAPAPCGNLKMMVQPEAQRPAARVRQLLVDRGYQEVVNFAFVEESWEADFAAKTAETDLIRLANPIASQMAVMRSTLFGGLISNLLTNLKRKQNRVRLFETGRAFERIAAATPVPGFAQSWKLSGLAYGGALPEGWGSASRKVDFFDVKGDLEALLAPGQLRFEKLAHPALHPGRSARVLLDNREIGCLGELHPEWVQKYDLPQAPVVFELDFDAVKAVQVPVYAEVSKFPPVIRDLAIVVDQDVALQTLLDGLKGQVSSLVQDIQLFDVYVGKGVPENKKSLAFRIVMQDTQRTLQDSEVDAAMQQLVSCLEQAFGAQLRA, encoded by the coding sequence ATGAAATTCTCTGAATCCTGGCTGCGTTCCCTTGTCGACACCAAGCTGTCGAGCGAGGAGCTTTCCCATCTGCTGACCATGGCCGGCCTCGAAGTCGAGGGTCTGGAGTCGGTTGCTCCCCAATTCAACGACGTCGTCGTCGCCCAGGTGCTCGAAGTCGTCAAGCACCCGGATGCCGATCGTCTGAACGTCTGCAAGGTTGATACGGGTCGCGGCGAGCCAACGACCATCGTCTGCGGCGCGGCTAACGTCGCCGTCGGCCTGCGCGTGCCCTGCGCCTTGCCCGGTGCCAATCTGCCCGGGGACTTCGTCATCAAAATCGCCAAGGTGCGCGGCATCGAATCCTCCGGCATGCTCTGTTCGGCCAAGGAACTCGGTATTGCCGAAGAAGCCTCCGGCCTGCTGGTGCTGCCGGCCGATGCGCCGGTCGGTCAGTCGATCCGCGAATATCTCGATCTCGACGACAACCAGTTCGAACTCAAGCTGACCCCGAATCGCGCCGACTGCCTGTCGTTGACCGGCGTAGCGCGCGAAGTGGCGGCCATTGCCGGTGCCCAGGCCAAGCTGATCGAGGTGCCGGAAGTCGCGGCAAGCATCGCCGACCAGCGGGCCGTGGTGCTCGATGCGCCGGCTGCCTGTCCCCTCTATTTCGGCCGCGTGCTGAAAGGCGTCAATGCCAAGGCGTCGACGCCTGAATGGATGAAGCGTCGCCTGGAACGCAGCGCTATCCGCTCGATTTCGGCGCTGGTCGATGTCACGAATTACGTGATGCTAGAGCTCGGCCAGCCGCTACACGCCTTCGATAACACCAAGCTCGAAGGTGCAGTGCATGCACGCATGGCCAAGCCGGAAGAAAAGCTGCTGCTGTTGAACGAACAGACCATCGCCATTGATGCTGACATCCTGGTTATTGCCGACGATGCCAAGCCGTTGGCCATGGCCGGCATCATGGGCGGAGAAGAGAGCGGGATCACGCTGGAAACCAGCGAACTGTTCCTCGAATCCGCCTTTTTTGCCCCGAAGGCCATCGCCGGTCGTGCTCGCCGCTACGGGTTTGGTTCCGATGCTTCGCATCGTTTCGAGCGCGGCGTCGATTTTGGCGGCGCTCGCCGCGCCATTGAGCGCGCTACGCAACTGATTATCGATATTTGTGGTGGTGCCGCTGGTCCGGTAATCGAGGCCAGGGCTGAGATGCCTGCACGCAAGCCGGTGCGTCTGCGCACGGCGCGAGCCTGCGCGGTAATCGGCATGACTTTTTCTCCTGAGCAGATTGCCGGATTGTTCAACGGCCTCGGCTTGCCCTTCGTTCGCGAAGCTGATGATTTTCTGGTGACTCCGCCAACCTGGCGCTTCGACATCGAAATCGAGGAAGACCTGATCGAGGAAATTGCCCGTCTGCACGGCTACGACAACATCCCGGCCCCGGCGCCGTGCGGCAACCTAAAAATGATGGTGCAGCCCGAAGCGCAACGTCCGGCGGCTCGTGTTCGCCAGTTGCTGGTCGATCGCGGCTATCAGGAAGTGGTTAATTTCGCTTTTGTCGAGGAGTCCTGGGAGGCCGATTTTGCAGCGAAGACCGCAGAAACCGACCTGATTCGCCTGGCCAACCCGATTGCCAGCCAGATGGCTGTCATGCGGTCGACTCTGTTTGGTGGTTTGATTTCCAATCTGCTAACCAATCTCAAGCGTAAGCAGAACCGCGTCCGTTTGTTTGAAACGGGCCGTGCGTTCGAGCGCATTGCCGCTGCAACGCCGGTTCCCGGCTTTGCCCAATCCTGGAAACTCTCTGGTCTGGCTTATGGTGGTGCCTTACCCGAAGGCTGGGGCAGCGCTTCGCGCAAGGTTGATTTCTTCGACGTGAAGGGCGATCTGGAAGCCTTGCTGGCGCCGGGCCAACTGCGTTTTGAAAAGCTCGCCCATCCGGCACTGCATCCGGGGCGTTCAGCACGTGTGTTGCTCGATAACCGAGAAATCGGTTGTCTGGGGGAGTTGCATCCGGAGTGGGTCCAGAAATACGACCTGCCGCAGGCACCCGTGGTCTTCGAACTCGATTTTGATGCCGTCAAGGCAGTCCAGGTTCCGGTTTATGCCGAGGTCTCGAAGTTCCCGCCGGTCATTCGTGATCTTGCCATCGTCGTTGATCAGGATGTCGCTCTGCAGACCTTGCTCGATGGCTTGAAAGGACAAGTTTCCAGCCTTGTTCAGGACATCCAGTTGTTCGATGTTTACGTCGGTAAGGGCGTGCCCGAAAACAAAAAAAGCCTTGCTTTCCGGATAGTTATGCAAGATACTCAACGCACTTTGCAAGATTCGGAAGTTGATGCTGCAATGCAGCAACTGGTGTCCTGTTTGGAACAGGCATTTGGTGCTCAACTGCGTGCCTGA
- a CDS encoding protein-L-isoaspartate(D-aspartate) O-methyltransferase, which yields MDAVSHGVLNGIGMTSQRTRTRMIERLREKGIRNETVLKAMAAVPRHVFVEEALASRAYEDTALPLGMGQTISQPYVVARMIELLLNGRKTLGKTLEIGAGCGYQAAVLAQLTNEVYAVERLAPLLEKAKANMRTLQQFNVRLKHADGQFGLPEAGPFDSIIVAAAGASVPPALLQQLAPGGRLVLPVGAAEQYLSFIEHTPQGYVETRLDAVRFVPLLSGTQ from the coding sequence ATGGATGCAGTGAGTCATGGTGTGTTGAACGGTATCGGCATGACGTCGCAGCGCACCCGGACGCGGATGATCGAGCGTCTGCGCGAAAAGGGAATCCGCAACGAAACCGTCCTCAAGGCGATGGCTGCTGTCCCGCGCCATGTCTTCGTCGAGGAGGCCCTGGCCTCGCGGGCCTACGAAGACACCGCGTTGCCGCTTGGCATGGGGCAGACCATTTCGCAGCCCTATGTCGTGGCGCGTATGATCGAACTGCTGCTCAACGGGCGCAAGACGCTGGGCAAAACGCTGGAAATAGGTGCCGGCTGCGGTTATCAAGCCGCCGTGTTGGCTCAGCTGACCAACGAAGTGTATGCCGTCGAGCGGCTGGCGCCCCTGCTCGAAAAAGCCAAGGCAAACATGCGCACCCTGCAGCAGTTCAATGTTCGTCTGAAACACGCCGACGGCCAGTTCGGTTTGCCCGAAGCCGGGCCATTTGACAGTATCATCGTGGCTGCAGCCGGGGCCAGTGTGCCGCCCGCGCTGCTTCAGCAGCTTGCCCCAGGTGGGCGACTGGTCTTGCCAGTCGGGGCTGCGGAGCAGTATCTTAGCTTCATCGAACACACGCCCCAGGGTTATGTCGAAACCCGGCTCGACGCCGTGCGTTTCGTCCCGCTACTTTCAGGAACGCAATGA
- a CDS encoding DUF58 domain-containing protein produces MGIVATLQQKLFRWHSDGTAPMRLGQRRVFIIPSRGGLLYALALIVMLIGAINYNLALGHALVFLLAGLGIVGMIHTFRNLHGLIVTPGRSAPVFAGETAHFQITLDNDRPTPRLGLELEAESGNPVFATVNRKKSSKLNIPVSAKTRGWLDLPRIRLSTRYPLGLFTAWAYLQPAMRCLVYPQPIAAPLPVASPTPVGGERSGDGGQEDFAGFRDRQPADSPRHVAWKASARNANGPLLIKQFAGGAQVELRLDWQLTDTALSDETRIGILTGWVLAADVADAHYGLRLPGVDIPTGSGERHRQLCLEALALCQP; encoded by the coding sequence GTGGGCATCGTCGCCACCCTGCAGCAAAAACTGTTTCGCTGGCATAGCGACGGCACGGCACCCATGCGCCTCGGCCAGCGGCGCGTCTTCATCATCCCCTCGCGCGGCGGCCTGCTCTACGCCCTGGCGCTCATCGTCATGCTGATCGGCGCCATCAACTACAACCTGGCACTCGGTCACGCGCTGGTTTTCCTGCTCGCCGGGCTGGGCATCGTCGGCATGATCCACACCTTTCGCAACCTGCACGGGCTGATCGTCACGCCGGGGCGCAGCGCGCCGGTTTTTGCCGGGGAAACGGCGCATTTTCAGATCACGCTCGACAACGACCGCCCTACCCCGCGCCTCGGGCTCGAACTGGAGGCCGAAAGCGGCAACCCGGTGTTTGCTACGGTCAACCGGAAAAAAAGCTCAAAATTGAACATTCCGGTCAGCGCGAAAACCCGGGGCTGGCTGGATTTGCCGCGCATCCGGCTATCAACCCGCTATCCGCTCGGCCTGTTTACCGCCTGGGCCTACCTGCAACCGGCCATGCGCTGCCTGGTCTATCCGCAGCCGATTGCCGCGCCACTGCCGGTTGCCTCACCGACGCCAGTTGGCGGCGAACGCAGCGGCGATGGCGGGCAGGAGGATTTCGCCGGATTTCGCGACCGCCAGCCGGCCGACTCGCCGCGCCACGTCGCCTGGAAGGCCAGCGCCCGTAACGCCAATGGCCCGCTGCTGATCAAGCAATTTGCCGGCGGTGCGCAGGTTGAACTGAGGCTCGACTGGCAACTGACCGACACCGCGCTGAGCGACGAAACCCGGATCGGCATCCTGACCGGCTGGGTGCTCGCCGCCGATGTGGCCGACGCCCATTACGGACTGCGCCTGCCCGGCGTCGACATCCCGACCGGCAGCGGCGAGCGTCATCGCCAGCTCTGCCTCGAAGCCCTCGCTCTCTGCCAGCCATGA
- the rpoS gene encoding RNA polymerase sigma factor RpoS, producing the protein MSDSGEGVDDEFEGQPDDSVLLPEPELPEPEVASPEIELLEDVTQLYLSEIGAKPLLTPEEELATTRLVRAGDFAARQRMIEHNLRLVVNIAKHYLNRGIPLLDLIEEGNLGLIHALEKFDPERGFRFSTYATWWIRQNIERGIMNQSRTIRLPVHIVKEINVVLRAMRHLESADKRDSTVERIAALIDWPVEDVRRTLSLNEHIASLDAPLDIDPSHTIAEVIADDGGSDPESLLQLSEVGSLVDDWLGQLTERQRSVIERRYGLSGADVETLDVIAHDLALTRERVRQIQMEGLDRLRKIIKRGNISRDSLL; encoded by the coding sequence ATGAGCGACTCCGGCGAGGGCGTGGATGATGAATTCGAGGGGCAGCCCGATGACTCGGTCCTGCTGCCCGAGCCTGAGCTACCCGAGCCTGAAGTTGCCAGCCCGGAAATCGAGCTGCTTGAGGACGTTACCCAGCTTTACCTGAGCGAGATCGGCGCCAAGCCGCTGCTCACTCCGGAAGAGGAGCTGGCCACGACGCGCCTCGTCCGCGCCGGTGATTTCGCCGCCCGGCAGCGCATGATCGAGCACAATCTGCGGCTCGTCGTGAATATCGCCAAGCATTACCTGAACCGGGGCATCCCGCTGCTCGACCTGATCGAGGAGGGCAATCTGGGTTTGATCCACGCGCTGGAAAAATTCGATCCGGAGCGCGGCTTCCGTTTTTCAACGTATGCCACCTGGTGGATCCGTCAGAACATCGAGCGCGGCATCATGAACCAGTCGCGCACCATTCGTTTGCCGGTGCATATCGTCAAGGAAATCAACGTCGTCCTGCGTGCCATGCGCCATCTGGAATCCGCCGACAAGCGCGATTCGACTGTGGAACGCATTGCCGCCCTGATAGACTGGCCGGTCGAGGATGTGCGGCGAACGCTGTCGCTCAACGAACATATCGCCTCGCTCGATGCGCCACTCGACATCGATCCCAGCCACACCATTGCCGAAGTCATCGCCGACGATGGTGGCAGTGATCCGGAATCCCTGCTGCAGTTGAGCGAAGTCGGTTCGCTGGTCGATGACTGGCTGGGCCAATTGACCGAGCGCCAGCGTTCAGTCATTGAGCGTCGCTATGGCCTGAGCGGGGCCGATGTGGAGACGCTGGATGTCATTGCCCACGATCTGGCGCTGACCCGCGAGCGGGTCCGGCAGATTCAGATGGAAGGTCTGGATCGCCTGCGCAAGATCATCAAGCGCGGCAATATCTCTCGCGATTCTCTGTTGTAG
- a CDS encoding MerR family transcriptional regulator, with protein MEPRHKTLGGEELPPIPAKRYFTIGEVSELCGVKPHVLRYWEQEFNQLKPVKRRGNRRYYQHHEVLLVRRIRELLYNQGFTISGARNRLDEGGAVEVIAVNLPEAGKMPGGLRGELQSIIEMLQL; from the coding sequence ATGGAACCGCGGCATAAAACACTGGGCGGCGAAGAGTTGCCGCCCATCCCCGCCAAGCGCTACTTCACGATCGGTGAAGTCAGCGAGTTGTGCGGCGTCAAACCACACGTGCTGCGTTACTGGGAGCAGGAGTTCAACCAGCTCAAGCCAGTAAAGCGACGCGGCAATCGTCGGTACTACCAGCATCATGAAGTCTTGCTGGTTCGGCGTATTCGCGAGCTTCTTTATAATCAGGGTTTTACCATCAGTGGCGCACGCAATCGGCTTGACGAAGGTGGTGCGGTCGAGGTGATTGCGGTGAATTTGCCCGAGGCAGGAAAGATGCCGGGCGGCCTGCGTGGCGAGCTACAGTCAATTATCGAGATGTTGCAGCTTTGA
- a CDS encoding integration host factor subunit alpha: MTMTLTKAELADLLFEKVGLNKREAKDMVEAFFEEIRNSLETGDGVKLSGFGNFQLRDKPQRPGRNPKTGQEIPITARRVVTFHASQKLKSDVELAFDGTAA, from the coding sequence ATAACGATGACGCTAACCAAAGCTGAGCTCGCGGACCTGCTTTTCGAAAAAGTCGGTCTAAACAAGCGCGAGGCCAAAGACATGGTCGAAGCTTTTTTCGAAGAAATCCGAAATTCCCTGGAAACCGGTGATGGCGTGAAGCTATCTGGCTTCGGAAATTTTCAGTTGCGCGACAAGCCGCAACGTCCGGGCAGAAATCCGAAAACAGGGCAGGAAATTCCCATTACGGCGCGTCGCGTCGTTACCTTTCACGCCAGCCAAAAGCTGAAGTCCGACGTTGAGCTTGCCTTCGATGGAACCGCGGCATAA